CAAGCGGTAAGCTAATCTCGCTCAAATAATGCAAGCGGCAGCAAACCTGAGGAAGAGTTACTGCCTCACAATTGCCGTAGCACTCGTCGCTATGCTCATTTACTATGGGCCGGCTTTGTTTGGGCGCCGTGAGTTTTTTGCCTCGGATCACAGTCTCTACTTTGAGCCTTTTGCACGCTTTATCGGTGACTGCCTCAGGCGCGGCGAGCTGCCTCTGTGGAATCCTCTTTGCTATTGCGGCATGCCCCAGGTGGCTAACCCATCGCCAGGGCTCTTTTACTTCCCCACAGCTCTGTACGCTCTTATGCACTACGGGCAAGCACTGTCACTGACGATGATGCTCAGTCATCTGGTGGCCTGCACCGCTGGCTTTTTGCTTGCCACTAGATTTAGCAAAAGTGGCTTTGTGGCAGCTTTTTTGGGGCTCGCTCTGGGCTTTAACGGTTATATGTTTACCCTTAGCTCCAATTACACTCTATCAACCACTGCTGCCTGGGGGTTTTTGTCACTCTATTTGGTGCTTAGACTGGGAGATAAATCAATCAGTCAAAATGCCAGACTTTTGACTTTTAGCGCTCTTACATTTTGTCTGCACTGGATGCTCATGGCCGGGCGCCCCGAGGTCTATGTGCCGGCTTTTGCCACCATCGGTATCGTCAGTCTCTATCCGCTACTTAGTATCAGGTCCGCTGGCAAGTCGGGAGACAAATCGGGAGACAAGTCCGGTGCTAAGGCTGTGCTTGCCACTGTGGCCATATCGACAGCGTCGATGATACTTGCCGTGGTGCTCAGCTCCATGAGCATGCTGCCGACTTTTGAGTGGACCAGACTCTCACCGCGCTCTACTGGTATGAGTGTTGCTACTTCATTTATATGGAGTGCCAACTGGTATGACTTCCTCTGTCTTTATGCGCCGCAACCCCTGGGTGATTTGCAATCTCCGCTCAATAAATTTCTCAATCTGGTGTGCAGTCGCAAAGGCTATTATGTATTTTTGCCATCGGCTTATCTGGGTCCAGTGGTACTGGTCTTTGCCTTGCTGGGGCTAAATGCCAGAGCCTATAAGAGTCGCTATTTTGTTATCGCTGGACTGGTTTGTGCCTCGATTTGTGCACTGGGTGGCAACACAATTATCAGTCCATTTGTGGTGCAAAAGCTCTCCTTTTTGACTGTGCTGCGCTATCCAGTCAAGCTGATGATCTTTGTCGATCTCTTTATCTGTCTGCTTGCAGCTTACGGTGTCACCACAGTGCTGGCTGGTACCGCCTCTAAACGCTACCTCAAATGGTTCAGCATCATATTTGGTAGCGCCGCATTGATACTTGGTCTGGTCTATCTATTGCGCACCACATTTGCCGGTCAGACTTTTAGCTATACAATCCCATTTAGGTGGGAAGTACACTTTTATAGTGCAGCGTTTTATGAGCGTCTGATGCGCTCGCTATTTTTTACAACCCTGGGCGCTACTATGCTCGCGCTCTTTTTGTTTTTTAGAGATAAGTACTCAGACAGCACACTCAAGTCACTTTTGTTTGGTGCACTGATAGGCTCATTGATTGCACCTAATATCATGATGCCACCAAGGACAGTGAGACCTGGCTACTATCATGAGACAGCTCTGGCCAAAAAGTTAACGACGTTATCTGAGGCCGTGAGCACACAAAAGATCAAAGAGCGCTATGTCAGTCTTTACTTTGATCCGCTCAAAGTGCCTAAAAACTACAGTGTCGGACCAGGCACCAAGCCCGGCGAGCCGTATATGCAGTTTTGTCGTGAATTGCTTTTGCCCATGACCAATGTGTCGAGCAATTATCCTGTCACATTTGGCTATGAATCATCTGAGACTAAACATTATCGCGAGAGCTTTTTTGCCACCATCCATAAAAGCTCACTGGATATTAAAGGTGCTGATGACCTGGAGCTGTACCGCTTTTGTAGACTCAGTGCCACCAGATTTGCTGGCACTGTGATTAACGGCAAAAAGGGACTGGTCTCAATACTCAATCCTGAATACTTTACACTCAAAGAAGAAAACAAAGACTATAACTTGCGTCTCTATGATGTAAAAGCGCCCACTCCCAGGCTCTATGTAGCCAGTAGAGCTAAGATAGTAGACAGCGAAAAGGCAATCGATACCTGGATCAAGAGTCGCCCCTCCAAAGGGGCAAAAGTCTCCATGGCTGATAATACAGCTGGGTATCATGATTTAATAGAGACCAAGCCTGACATCGGCAGTCCCTTTGAGGACCCGCGACTATTGTTTTTGGACCCTGAGGCGACGCAACAAAAAGAGCGACTGGATATGAAGAACGTCCAGGACAAGCTCGATGGCACAGCACTACCGGCAGTGCCTGAGTTTAAAAAAGGCGAAGTGGTAGAAGGCATAGGTAAGTGCGAGTTTTTACATGAAACAACCGGTAGCGTATCGCTATCGGTCAACATGGCAAAAGCGGGATTTTTGGTGCTCTGTGACCGCTTTTATCCAGGCTGGCAAGTACAGATAGATGGATTGCCTGGGACTATCTGCCGGGCCAATGGCTTTATGCGGGCTGTGTACCTGAGACCAGGCGCTCATCTAGTCCAGTACCAGTACCGCCCACGTAGTCTTTTTGCTGGTTTTTATCTGGCTCTGTCAGCTCTCATCATCAATCTAATCATCGCCTTTTGGGGGGCTAGGACCTGGCTGTGGTCGATTATTTTGTATTTGTCCAACGGTAAGTGGCCTGAGAGCGATAATGGCTGCAAAGAAGTTGGCGCCTGACATCTATAGGTGCTATTCTTTTTACCATCCAATGCCCTCGTAGTTCAGTTGGATAGAACACCTCCGTCCTAAGGAGGGTGTCGGGAGTTCGAGTCTCTCCGAGGGTGAGATTTTTAGGTATCACTCAATACTGTAAAAGTGAACTGCAGATTAGAAGATTATGTACCGCTGGCGATTCAAATTTGTTCGATTTTGGATGAATTAGGTATGCGTTGGATATGCGTTTTAATGGTTGTACTAACCATTTTCTGGTTGAGAAAGCATAATGCAACTGTTAGAGGACTTACTTGCACCGATTTTTTACTGTGAAACAGGGAACTTTATTGGTGTGTGAATGAACCGGTTAACCAATGCGGGGGCGATCTAATGGCTACTGGCGAACAGGTAAAGAAGTTGCTAGCGGCTCACAGAGATCACGATGACGCGACCTTTTTCCGAGTTGCTCAATCAATTATTGCCGATGAAACCGCGGCTAATCATCACATATTGGCTCGTGAGCTAAAGAAAGCACTAGGCGACCAGAAAAAATCTGGGGACCTCGTTGTGTTGCCGACTGGTAAGGATCGAGTTTCACTTTTGAACGTGCGCCGAAGTGAAATTTCGCGAGACAGATTAGTTTTAACGAGTCGTACTAGCAAGAAAATTGAGCGAGTTTTGCTAGAGCATAAGAGTGTCCTGAGACTGGCCAAACATGGCTATCAACCAAAGAGAAAGTTGCTCTTTTGGGGACCACCAGGATGTGGCAAGACATTAACGGCTCACTTTCTGGCTCATGAGCTTGGGTTGGAAATTGGTACAGTGCGCTTGAGTTCACTTATATCCAGCTATTTAGGTGATACGGCTACTCATTTGGAAAGTGTATTTGAAATTGCAAATAAATCGCCCATGGTGCTTTTAATTGATGAAGTTGATGCAGTGGGCAAGACGAGAGATGATCCAAATGATGTTGGGGAACTGAAGAGAGTCGTGAACACTTTATTGCAGGCAATGGATAATTTTGTCGGCAACCAAAGTATTTTAATTGCTGCAACGAACCATGAATATGTTCTAGACGCCGCCCTCTGGAGAAGATTCGATGATGCAATAGAATTCCCACTTCCGGAAGAAGTAGAAATCTATGCGGATCTAAAAAGACTTCTCAGTGGAATCGAGTTTGAGGCTTCGCTTAAAAGCATTGTACCTATGTTGATATCGTTGTCCTTTGCAGAGATAGAGCGAATTACAACTGAAGCAGTTAAAACTATGATTTTGGAACATCGAGACTTTCTGACGTATGAGGATATCGCAGGTCAGCTTGAGCAATTAAAACGACACTCTGTAATTGACACCGAAAGGAAGCAGGATTCATGACTGAGGACCACCGTCCCCTTAATCTAAATCCACCCACTACTAAGCATAGGGCTGCGCTGCCAAAGTCTCCCCCTCGTTTTGCAGAACTGTTGCCGGAGCAGAAAAAAGTTGGTGAGCAAGTAAGAAATAAGCTGAAACCACTAACGAAGCGATTCTATCAGCTTTCATCCGAGCAAAAGAAAGCAGTATTTCTAAAGATCACTCATAACGAAATGAGGATCGACTTGTCTGGAACCGGACTGCGAGTGTTTGCTGATGGCGATACGGTAACATTGGCGACTGTAAAAGAAGGAAATCTCGACAAACTTTTGAAAAAGCTCAATGAGTTTGAGAATTCTCAACCAGAGAGAGGGCATCTCAAGAATGAGGCTTTGTTTTTTCCAATCACAGATTTGGCTGAAGGTGATCCGTTGGATAGACTCAGCGCTGAAATGTTTGAAAATTACCACACACTCATCGAAGAAGATTCACTCCTTTACGAGATCGAGCTAATGACTGATGGTGATGGTCAGAATAAAAAGCAACAAGAGACACTCAGAGATCTGCTGCTAGAAAAGCTCCAAGCAACAATAACAATCAATGGAACTATTTTTGAACATGAGACTGTTGGACCTTTCATAAGAGTCATGCTTCGGACAAGTGGCAAGGTATTTCAAAAATTTGTGGAAGAGCCTGCCTGGCGAACCAAAATTATCCGGTTTGAATACGCTCCGGATTTTGAAACGTTTCATACAATAGTCACCGACTTCTCTGTGGGTAAGGTCCAAGTCAAAGGCCCGGATAAATCCGCTGCTACCATTTGCGTAGTTGATTCTGGTGTTACTGAGAATAATCAGTTTTTGAAACCCGTGGTACGAAGCCATTTATCAAAATCTTTTGTGAAGGATAACAGCAATCCATCTGATGAATACAATCATGGATCTGGAGTTGCATCTTTAGCAGCTTTTCAGGACATTAATATTAGTCGTGGTGCTGTTAATGAGGCTGGAAGTTGGATTGCTAGTGCGAGAATACTGGATGCAAATAACCACATTGAAGGAAGGCTGCTGTCCGCTGTATTGAGAGATGTTGTTGAAGAGTATGTCAAACACGGTATTAGAATTTTCAATTTATCTGTTTGCGTCAAAAACAAACCATGGAATGAACCTAGTAGGAGAGCTGCAAAAAGAAGTTCATGGGTCGCAAGACAGATTGATAAGCTATCCAAAGAGTTTGATGTGGTTTTCGTAATCAGCGCTGGCAATCTAACACTGAATGCAGTGACAGATTTTATGAGAAACCAAGGTGCACTCTATCCGACGTATTTTCAAAGTGAAGATTGCAAGATTTTGGATCCATCACAAGCGTCATTAGCGATCACAGTCGGGTCCATAGTTGGCTCAACTACAGTTGTTGCCGGAAATTCTACTCCAATTGCTGGTCGAAATCTTCCATCTCCTTTTACTAGAGTAGGTCCTGGACTCGTTGGGGAGATAAAGCCAGAACTTGTAGAAATTGGCGGCAATTATGCATGTTCCGGTACCGGAAATGTAACGACAAATTATGGTCTGGATCTGACTGTGGCGAATAATAAGATAACCCCTGCAATACACCACGGTTCTGGCACAAGTTACGCGGCAGCTCGAGTAAGTTTCAAGCTTGCGAAGATACTATGCGATTTGAGTGTGGCAACAAGTGAAAGTTATATTAGCGCTCCGCTACTTAGGGCCTTCCTAGTTAACTCAGCTAGCATTAAGAGAACAAATTCAAAAGATGATGAGATTACGCAATTTGCAGCTTCATTTTCATCGGTAGGCTCTCTTGCGCGGATCCTTGGGTATGGCACACCAGATCAAACTAAGGCCGTGTTTGGAGATGCTTATACCGTTACCTGCTATTTTCAGGGCGACCTTTCAGTTGACGACGTGGCGTTTTTCAGAATACCTGTACCTGTGGAACTCAAGAATTCAACAGGAGACAAGCTCATGCATATAACAGTTGCATTCGCTCCCGATGTTCACCAAAGTGGACTGAAGGATTATCTTGGAAGCCGATTGAAGTGGCGATTGTTTCGTGGTGACAGCACAGAATCAGACATTCTGAATGTTATGTCAAAAGTGGATGAATCCAGCTTTTCCGAAGAGTCTGCTTTAGATGACGAGATAGACCTATTGCTTGAAGGTGAAGATGATAGCGAAACTGATAGCAATGTTAAAGAGCTTAAGAAATCCAGATTCGGAATCCAAGCGAGATCGAAGGGCACGGTTCAACATGATGTCTTTAAGTGGACGCAGCACAAGGAGCACTATAGCAAGAATGACTATATTCTTGCTGTTTCTCTTTATAAAGGTGGAGTTCAAAACAAGTGCCGTTCGCAGTTGTTGTTAGGATTGAAGATACATCGAATACTGTTCCCATCTATTCAAAGGTACGTGCAAGATTGCTTGCTACCCAAGTTAGAGCTAAGACATAGTTTTTAAGAAGCAAATCCTGGAGAAAAAGATGCCAATTGAAGAAAAACAAATGGAAGCTGCGATTGATGCACTTAGGACCGCATCTAGATCTGTTTTTGATTGCACGTTGGAAGATCTACTTAACGATTTAAAGAACAAAAAGTATGATGTAAACGCATTTGAGCGGGTTATAGAAACTGCTTGGTCTAATGAAGATCCTCATGTTGTTGTTGCCAACTATGCAAGCGATGTCGCTGTGTCTGAACCTGGCGCATCAGGGGCATCTACGAACAATAAAA
Above is a window of Candidatus Obscuribacter sp. DNA encoding:
- a CDS encoding S8 family serine peptidase; translated protein: MTEDHRPLNLNPPTTKHRAALPKSPPRFAELLPEQKKVGEQVRNKLKPLTKRFYQLSSEQKKAVFLKITHNEMRIDLSGTGLRVFADGDTVTLATVKEGNLDKLLKKLNEFENSQPERGHLKNEALFFPITDLAEGDPLDRLSAEMFENYHTLIEEDSLLYEIELMTDGDGQNKKQQETLRDLLLEKLQATITINGTIFEHETVGPFIRVMLRTSGKVFQKFVEEPAWRTKIIRFEYAPDFETFHTIVTDFSVGKVQVKGPDKSAATICVVDSGVTENNQFLKPVVRSHLSKSFVKDNSNPSDEYNHGSGVASLAAFQDINISRGAVNEAGSWIASARILDANNHIEGRLLSAVLRDVVEEYVKHGIRIFNLSVCVKNKPWNEPSRRAAKRSSWVARQIDKLSKEFDVVFVISAGNLTLNAVTDFMRNQGALYPTYFQSEDCKILDPSQASLAITVGSIVGSTTVVAGNSTPIAGRNLPSPFTRVGPGLVGEIKPELVEIGGNYACSGTGNVTTNYGLDLTVANNKITPAIHHGSGTSYAAARVSFKLAKILCDLSVATSESYISAPLLRAFLVNSASIKRTNSKDDEITQFAASFSSVGSLARILGYGTPDQTKAVFGDAYTVTCYFQGDLSVDDVAFFRIPVPVELKNSTGDKLMHITVAFAPDVHQSGLKDYLGSRLKWRLFRGDSTESDILNVMSKVDESSFSEESALDDEIDLLLEGEDDSETDSNVKELKKSRFGIQARSKGTVQHDVFKWTQHKEHYSKNDYILAVSLYKGGVQNKCRSQLLLGLKIHRILFPSIQRYVQDCLLPKLELRHSF
- a CDS encoding AAA family ATPase, which codes for MATGEQVKKLLAAHRDHDDATFFRVAQSIIADETAANHHILARELKKALGDQKKSGDLVVLPTGKDRVSLLNVRRSEISRDRLVLTSRTSKKIERVLLEHKSVLRLAKHGYQPKRKLLFWGPPGCGKTLTAHFLAHELGLEIGTVRLSSLISSYLGDTATHLESVFEIANKSPMVLLIDEVDAVGKTRDDPNDVGELKRVVNTLLQAMDNFVGNQSILIAATNHEYVLDAALWRRFDDAIEFPLPEEVEIYADLKRLLSGIEFEASLKSIVPMLISLSFAEIERITTEAVKTMILEHRDFLTYEDIAGQLEQLKRHSVIDTERKQDS